The following coding sequences lie in one Pseudomonas svalbardensis genomic window:
- a CDS encoding flagella synthesis protein FlgN has translation MHDTNLLQLITDDFAPAQHLLELLQTESLALHGRDMPLLEEILAQKQALIILLDQHGRKRSEILASLNLPTNRNGLEQLASHSSIGDQLLEQSDVLTDLLAQCQAANVKNGQSILVQQAATANQLKILNGGEPPALYDARGSTSMLAKPRPLSQA, from the coding sequence ATGCACGACACTAATTTACTGCAACTGATCACCGACGATTTCGCTCCAGCACAGCACTTGCTGGAGTTACTGCAAACCGAGTCCCTCGCCTTGCACGGTCGCGACATGCCACTGCTCGAAGAGATTCTGGCGCAGAAACAGGCATTGATCATTTTGCTCGATCAGCATGGCCGCAAGCGCAGTGAAATCCTCGCCAGCCTCAACCTGCCGACCAATCGCAACGGTCTGGAGCAACTTGCCAGCCATTCGAGCATTGGCGATCAGCTGTTGGAGCAGAGCGATGTATTGACCGATCTTCTGGCTCAGTGCCAGGCGGCCAACGTCAAGAATGGCCAGTCGATCCTGGTGCAACAGGCCGCGACGGCCAATCAGCTGAAAATCCTCAACGGCGGCGAGCCGCCAGCGCTCTATGATGCACGCGGATCAACCTCCATGCTTGCGAAGCCACGCCCGCTCAGTCAGGCTTGA
- a CDS encoding flagellar brake protein, producing the protein MFNALSAEDAPQPPKVLTTPLEISGNLRQLQDSHDPLIITFHERSQRFQSYLVDIDRDSNMMALDEMIPRDGERFLLAGEPFKVEGFHDGVRIAWESNGPLTIDESGDGRCYRGALPAEVVYHQRRNAFRAALKLAQLVNVDLGGEKLKSPISGKLLDISATGCKLRFEGDITGSLQLGQVYDRFIAALPFGNMTAPVELRYLHFEERISTTFAGVRFHNMSGLVQRQVERFVYQLQREARRFDKDDM; encoded by the coding sequence GTGTTCAATGCCTTAAGCGCGGAAGATGCTCCGCAGCCACCCAAGGTGCTCACCACGCCGTTGGAGATCTCCGGCAACCTGCGCCAGCTGCAAGACAGCCATGATCCGCTGATCATCACGTTCCATGAGCGCAGCCAGCGCTTCCAGAGTTATCTGGTGGACATTGACCGTGACAGCAACATGATGGCCCTGGACGAAATGATTCCCCGCGATGGTGAGCGCTTCCTGCTCGCCGGCGAACCGTTCAAGGTCGAAGGCTTTCATGACGGCGTGCGTATTGCCTGGGAAAGCAACGGCCCGTTGACCATCGACGAATCCGGTGACGGTCGCTGCTACCGTGGCGCCCTGCCCGCCGAGGTGGTTTACCACCAGCGTCGTAATGCATTCCGCGCAGCATTGAAGCTGGCACAACTGGTCAATGTCGATCTGGGTGGTGAAAAACTCAAGTCGCCGATCAGCGGCAAGCTATTGGACATCTCCGCCACCGGCTGCAAGTTGCGCTTCGAAGGCGACATCACGGGCAGCCTGCAACTGGGCCAGGTCTATGACCGCTTCATCGCCGCCCTGCCCTTTGGCAATATGACGGCACCCGTCGAGCTGCGTTACCTGCACTTCGAAGAAAGGATCTCCACCACCTTCGCCGGCGTACGCTTTCACAACATGAGCGGACTGGTGCAGCGACAGGTCGAGCGGTTCGTCTATCAGCTTCAGCGCGAAGCGCGGCGCTTCGACAAAGACGACATGTAA